A genomic segment from Vagococcus zengguangii encodes:
- the fabF gene encoding beta-ketoacyl-ACP synthase II, translating into MRRVVITGQGAVTPLGNTAQEFWEGLKAGKNGIAPITHFDASETGVTVAAEVKDFDPTLYMEKKQTKRMDAFSIYGIAAAKQALADSGLVLGENVDPHRTGVIVSSGIGGMTTIQEQVIKMKERGPKRVAPFFVPMSIGNMAAGNISIEIGAKGVCSCVVTACASATNAIGDAFRSIKHGYQDVIFAGGAEATICEIGISGFAALTALTTAEDPNRASIPFDKERGGFVMGEGAGVVVLEELEHAKARGANILAEVVGYGANSDAYHMTSPTPDGSGAGRCMLLAMEEAGISPEQVDYINAHGTGTPTNDGAETTAIKYALGEEVAKTVAISSSKSMTGHLLGAAGAIEAMACVGALRENFVPPTINYQVADEACDLDYVPNVGRERQVDYALTNSLGFGGHNAVLCLKKWAGE; encoded by the coding sequence ATGAGACGAGTAGTCATTACAGGTCAAGGGGCAGTTACCCCTTTAGGAAATACAGCCCAAGAATTTTGGGAAGGTTTAAAAGCAGGGAAAAACGGAATCGCTCCCATTACACACTTTGATGCAAGCGAAACAGGTGTAACCGTTGCGGCTGAAGTGAAAGATTTTGATCCGACTTTATACATGGAGAAAAAACAAACTAAGCGTATGGATGCTTTTTCAATCTACGGTATTGCTGCAGCTAAACAAGCGTTAGCTGATAGTGGTTTGGTTTTAGGTGAAAATGTCGATCCACATCGTACAGGCGTGATTGTTAGCTCTGGAATTGGTGGTATGACAACAATTCAAGAGCAAGTCATTAAAATGAAAGAACGTGGACCAAAACGTGTAGCACCGTTCTTTGTACCAATGTCAATTGGTAACATGGCGGCGGGAAATATTTCAATTGAGATTGGAGCAAAAGGCGTTTGTTCATGTGTTGTGACAGCTTGTGCTTCAGCAACTAATGCAATCGGAGACGCCTTCCGTTCTATTAAGCATGGTTACCAAGATGTGATTTTTGCAGGAGGAGCAGAAGCAACGATTTGTGAAATCGGTATTTCTGGTTTTGCGGCTCTAACAGCGTTAACAACTGCTGAAGATCCTAATCGTGCGTCTATACCGTTTGATAAAGAACGCGGTGGCTTTGTGATGGGAGAAGGAGCAGGCGTAGTGGTTCTGGAAGAATTAGAACATGCTAAAGCGCGTGGTGCTAATATTTTAGCAGAAGTTGTTGGCTATGGAGCAAATAGTGATGCTTACCATATGACAAGTCCTACACCAGACGGTTCTGGAGCTGGTCGTTGTATGTTATTAGCGATGGAAGAAGCAGGTATTTCACCTGAACAAGTGGATTACATTAACGCGCACGGCACAGGTACACCAACTAATGATGGGGCTGAAACAACAGCGATTAAATATGCCTTAGGTGAAGAAGTGGCTAAAACCGTCGCAATTTCAAGTAGTAAATCAATGACGGGTCACTTATTAGGCGCTGCTGGTGCAATTGAGGCGATGGCTTGTGTTGGTGCCTTACGCGAGAACTTTGTGCCACCAACCATCAATTACCAAGTGGCTGATGAAGCGTGTGATTTAGACTACGTGCCAAATGTTGGTCGCGAGCGTCAAGTTGATTATGCACTAACAAACTCATTAGGGTTTGGTGGCCATAATGCCGTGTTATGT